The following proteins are co-located in the Granulicella pectinivorans genome:
- a CDS encoding GGDEF domain-containing protein, which produces MLGCRFGGGLLDVHAGIRERGRWGIAGLCLLTIAAVATTAWVGLVLGRGAGHVPAVWWANAVLLAIVLLNRHRDRWALIAAGYLGNVLAHLLMRDPLSQVVLLSLCDTSEATFAIFAVQWRMPIELEGRFDLTDRGRLLRFVCFAVLLGPLMASALAGLILYLLEGSNLMTALRWFPPSALGMAIVTPLLLGLARRETKALFAPHRIVKTLLYLGFLGATTLGIFSRGQFPLLFLLFPPLVFLVVELGVSGGALGACVVAAIGSAFTVAGHGVMAQTEGSTLEGRILILQLFLATAVLSVDVVGLVLGDLKRSAAIEEAARGKLYDALETLEGVARLDPTTRIANRRRLDEVLEDEWQRAVRDCSSLSIVLMDVDRFKSYNDLYGHIAGDEALRLVAEIAGRSLQRPGDLLARFGGEEFAMVLPHTTEQGASQIAEQVRRAIREAALLHESPAGQVLTVSLGYATAVPVRGQSVLSLVEAADRALYRAKRLGRDRVEAAASLVSRLDDAGGGEVAPA; this is translated from the coding sequence TTGCTTGGTTGCAGATTTGGGGGCGGGCTGTTGGACGTGCATGCGGGGATTCGTGAGAGAGGTCGCTGGGGCATCGCTGGACTCTGCCTGCTGACTATCGCCGCGGTTGCCACGACCGCCTGGGTCGGTCTTGTGCTCGGACGTGGCGCGGGACACGTGCCCGCGGTGTGGTGGGCCAATGCGGTCCTGCTTGCGATCGTCCTGCTGAACCGCCACCGCGATCGCTGGGCCTTGATCGCCGCGGGGTATCTCGGCAATGTGCTGGCGCACCTCTTGATGCGCGATCCTCTGAGCCAGGTTGTGCTGCTGTCGTTGTGCGATACCAGTGAGGCCACCTTCGCGATCTTCGCGGTGCAGTGGCGCATGCCGATCGAGTTGGAAGGACGGTTCGATCTGACGGACCGGGGGCGTCTGCTGCGGTTCGTGTGCTTCGCTGTGCTGCTGGGCCCCTTGATGGCGTCGGCGCTGGCCGGTTTGATCCTGTACCTGCTCGAGGGCTCGAACTTGATGACGGCGCTGCGGTGGTTTCCGCCGAGCGCGCTGGGCATGGCGATCGTCACGCCTCTTCTGCTTGGGCTGGCCCGACGCGAGACCAAGGCGCTGTTTGCGCCGCATCGCATTGTCAAGACGCTGCTTTACCTGGGGTTCCTTGGCGCGACGACTCTGGGGATCTTTTCGCGGGGACAGTTTCCGTTGCTGTTCCTTCTGTTTCCGCCGCTGGTCTTCCTTGTGGTCGAACTGGGGGTGAGCGGAGGGGCTCTGGGTGCGTGCGTGGTCGCTGCGATCGGGAGCGCCTTTACCGTGGCTGGGCACGGCGTGATGGCGCAGACCGAGGGGTCGACGCTTGAAGGCAGGATCCTGATCCTTCAGCTCTTTCTTGCGACGGCCGTTCTGAGTGTCGATGTTGTTGGGCTGGTGCTTGGCGACCTGAAGCGGTCGGCTGCCATAGAAGAGGCCGCACGGGGCAAGTTGTACGACGCGCTGGAGACGCTGGAGGGAGTGGCGCGGCTGGATCCGACGACGCGTATCGCCAATCGCCGGCGTCTGGATGAGGTGCTGGAAGATGAGTGGCAGAGGGCGGTCCGGGATTGTTCGAGCTTGTCCATCGTGTTGATGGATGTGGACCGCTTCAAGAGCTACAACGACCTTTACGGGCACATCGCCGGGGATGAAGCGTTACGGCTGGTCGCAGAGATTGCCGGACGCAGCCTCCAGCGTCCGGGGGATCTGCTGGCGCGTTTTGGTGGTGAGGAGTTCGCGATGGTGCTTCCGCATACGACGGAGCAGGGAGCCTCGCAGATTGCAGAGCAGGTGCGCCGCGCCATCCGCGAGGCGGCTTTGCTGCATGAGTCGCCGGCGGGGCAGGTGCTGACGGTGAGCCTGGGATATGCCACGGCGGTGCCGGTGCGTGGGCAGTCGGTGCTGTCGCTCGTGGAGGCCGCGGACCGGGCGTTGTATCGGGCCAAGCGGCTGGGGCGGGACCGTGTGGAGGCGGCTGCGAGTCTCGTCTCTCGACTGGACGATGCAGGCGGGGGCGAGGTGGCTCCCGCCTGA
- the cobA gene encoding uroporphyrinogen-III C-methyltransferase, protein MTNPAAQSGTVYLAGAGPGDPALLTLRVLKLLETATTILHDDLVSPEILALANPSAELVSVGKRCGQPRVTQPEIHAMMIAAARDSQSVLRLKSGDPLIFGRASEELEALRDANIPVEIVPGITTAFAAAAQLLTPLTDRAAASRLILATGHHKAGHQTPIWTGSLPAEATLALYMPGRHFRALADDLIATGVDPDTPVAAISRATTPHQQTHVSTLASLLDEHVGPAPVLLLVGHAIKIQS, encoded by the coding sequence ATGACTAATCCAGCCGCACAATCCGGAACCGTCTATCTCGCCGGCGCTGGCCCGGGCGATCCCGCACTCCTGACGCTCCGTGTCCTGAAGCTCCTCGAAACCGCGACCACCATCCTCCACGACGACCTCGTCTCCCCGGAGATCCTGGCCCTCGCGAACCCCTCAGCCGAACTCGTCTCTGTCGGCAAGCGCTGCGGCCAGCCCCGCGTTACACAGCCCGAAATTCACGCCATGATGATCGCCGCCGCCCGCGACAGCCAGTCGGTGCTGCGCCTCAAATCCGGCGATCCACTCATCTTCGGCCGTGCCAGCGAGGAGCTCGAAGCACTCCGCGACGCCAACATCCCCGTGGAGATCGTCCCCGGCATCACCACCGCCTTCGCCGCCGCCGCCCAGCTTCTCACGCCACTCACCGATCGCGCCGCCGCCAGCCGCCTCATCCTCGCCACTGGCCACCACAAGGCAGGTCACCAGACACCCATCTGGACCGGCTCTCTTCCCGCCGAGGCGACCCTCGCCCTCTACATGCCCGGCCGCCACTTCCGCGCACTCGCCGACGACCTCATCGCCACCGGCGTCGATCCCGATACCCCCGTCGCCGCCATCTCCCGCGCCACCACACCCCATCAACAGACGCACGTCTCGACCCTCGCCTCCCTCCTGGACGAGCACGTAGGTCCGGCCCCCGTGTTACTTCTCGTCGGTCACGCCATCAAAATCCAATCCTGA
- a CDS encoding carboxypeptidase-like regulatory domain-containing protein, with the protein MKTHRTARFLALPLATATLLFCLPARAQHALIAESLPDAPGFLMPQQPAPVPQGTAAITGRVEDVTGVTIPHATVTLTGPNEIPIVVFSDNDGFFSITGLGAGTYNVTIASSGLESLEFPNVRLLAGEQKEMPLIALPLNHNAVSVTVVATPDEIASEQVAAEEKQRVLGILPNFYTTYIWNAAPLKAHHKFSLAYHSFLDPVAFIGTGIVAGVEQAHNTFPGYGDGASGYAKRYGAAYADQVTGRVLGSAVFPSIFHQDPRYFYMGSGSTTSRAWYAISSGVICRGDNGHRQLNYSRILGSLVASSIANLYREKQDRTVGLTFRNTAIGIGFHAGTNLVREFLLRKTTTNIPTYAKGKPVEVASNVQ; encoded by the coding sequence ATGAAGACCCATCGCACGGCGAGATTCCTTGCCCTCCCACTCGCTACCGCGACCCTCTTGTTTTGCCTGCCCGCACGCGCTCAGCACGCGCTCATAGCGGAATCTCTGCCGGATGCACCCGGCTTTCTGATGCCGCAGCAGCCCGCCCCCGTTCCGCAGGGCACCGCCGCCATTACCGGCAGGGTCGAAGACGTCACCGGCGTCACCATTCCGCACGCCACCGTCACCCTGACCGGCCCCAACGAAATTCCAATCGTCGTCTTCTCCGACAACGACGGCTTCTTCTCGATCACAGGCCTCGGCGCAGGCACGTACAACGTGACGATTGCATCCTCCGGGCTCGAGTCGCTCGAGTTCCCCAACGTCCGCCTCCTGGCCGGCGAGCAGAAGGAGATGCCCCTCATCGCGCTCCCGCTCAATCACAACGCCGTCTCCGTCACCGTGGTAGCAACCCCCGATGAGATCGCCTCCGAGCAGGTCGCGGCCGAAGAAAAGCAGCGCGTCCTCGGCATCCTGCCCAACTTCTACACCACCTACATCTGGAACGCCGCGCCGCTCAAGGCGCACCACAAGTTCTCGCTCGCGTACCACTCGTTTCTCGATCCCGTAGCCTTCATCGGCACCGGCATCGTCGCCGGCGTCGAGCAGGCGCACAACACCTTCCCCGGATACGGCGACGGTGCCTCCGGCTACGCCAAGCGCTACGGTGCCGCCTACGCCGACCAGGTCACCGGCCGCGTCCTCGGCTCCGCCGTCTTCCCCAGCATCTTCCACCAGGATCCCCGCTACTTTTACATGGGCAGCGGCTCGACCACATCCCGGGCCTGGTACGCCATCTCCTCCGGCGTCATCTGCCGCGGCGACAACGGTCACCGCCAGTTGAACTACTCGCGCATCCTGGGCAGCCTCGTCGCCTCCTCCATCGCGAATCTCTACCGGGAAAAGCAGGACCGGACGGTCGGTCTTACCTTCCGCAACACGGCCATCGGCATCGGCTTCCACGCCGGCACGAACCTCGTCCGCGAGTTCCTGCTCCGGAAGACCACGACCAACATCCCCACCTACGCGAAGGGCAAGCCGGTTGAGGTCGCTTCGAACGTACAGTAA
- a CDS encoding outer membrane lipoprotein-sorting protein translates to MMRTSRDLFAATVLLLLLCGEFAFAQDSRAADILAQVVKKNRERQAMLGAYCSDRVYRIEYRGVGGLHTARMEVHAEYRAPGVKHFTVTSETGSKAFGDKVLRRLIESEEESSKAENQVQMMVSADKYDATLVGREAIRGVNAWVLDVKPKEPSKFNYDGRIWVSQDDLAIMRVVGHPAKNPSWLVNRTDFDSEYQRVGIFWLMAKNTTVSHVRVGGEATLTIDYGKYTVDTLPEKVQTARVVSEGH, encoded by the coding sequence ATGATGCGGACATCACGAGATCTCTTCGCGGCCACGGTCCTTCTGCTTCTGCTCTGTGGAGAGTTTGCGTTCGCGCAGGACAGTCGCGCCGCCGACATTCTGGCCCAGGTCGTGAAGAAGAATCGTGAGCGCCAGGCAATGCTGGGTGCTTATTGTTCGGATCGGGTGTACCGGATTGAATATCGCGGAGTGGGCGGTCTGCATACGGCGCGGATGGAGGTCCATGCGGAGTATCGGGCACCGGGAGTGAAGCACTTTACCGTGACGAGCGAGACGGGTTCCAAGGCCTTTGGCGACAAGGTGCTTCGCCGCCTGATCGAGAGTGAAGAGGAGAGCTCCAAGGCCGAAAACCAGGTGCAGATGATGGTTTCGGCGGACAAGTACGATGCCACGCTGGTGGGGCGCGAGGCAATTCGCGGAGTGAACGCGTGGGTTCTTGACGTGAAGCCGAAGGAGCCTTCGAAGTTTAATTACGACGGTCGTATCTGGGTGAGCCAGGATGACCTCGCGATCATGCGGGTGGTGGGGCACCCGGCGAAGAATCCCTCGTGGCTGGTCAATCGGACGGACTTCGACTCGGAGTATCAGCGGGTTGGGATCTTCTGGCTGATGGCGAAGAATACGACCGTGAGCCATGTGCGCGTGGGCGGTGAGGCTACGCTGACGATCGACTATGGGAAGTACACGGTGGATACGCTGCCGGAGAAGGTGCAGACGGCGCGGGTGGTCTCTGAAGGCCACTGA
- a CDS encoding precorrin-2 dehydrogenase/sirohydrochlorin ferrochelatase family protein has product MDLFPIFLKLTGRPCIVIGAGNLAESKIESLRAAHAAVTVIAPEARPSIVELAQAGEITWLRREYAPGDIADGTFLVVTATDVGAVNRAVYLEATGKNIICNAVDDPPFCDFYFPSVVRRGDLQIAISTAGASPALAQRLRKEINAQLPLDTGDWLTDLGNLRREVTQMEPLNDERKLLLHQLAQREVCGYDGCPSRQLARQHALTNPKHD; this is encoded by the coding sequence ATGGATCTCTTTCCCATCTTCCTCAAGCTGACCGGCCGGCCCTGCATCGTCATCGGCGCAGGAAATCTTGCTGAGTCGAAAATCGAGTCGCTCCGCGCCGCGCACGCAGCCGTCACAGTCATTGCCCCCGAGGCCCGCCCATCGATCGTCGAGCTCGCCCAGGCCGGCGAAATCACCTGGCTCCGGCGCGAGTACGCACCCGGCGATATCGCCGACGGCACCTTCCTCGTCGTCACCGCAACCGACGTCGGCGCAGTCAACCGCGCGGTCTATCTCGAGGCCACCGGCAAGAACATCATCTGCAACGCCGTCGACGACCCGCCATTCTGCGACTTCTACTTCCCCTCCGTCGTGCGGCGCGGCGACCTCCAGATCGCCATCTCCACCGCCGGTGCCTCCCCGGCGCTCGCCCAGCGCCTCCGCAAGGAGATCAACGCGCAGCTCCCCCTCGACACCGGCGACTGGCTCACCGATCTCGGCAATCTCCGCCGTGAGGTCACCCAGATGGAGCCGCTAAACGACGAGCGCAAGCTTCTCCTCCATCAACTTGCCCAGCGCGAGGTCTGCGGATACGACGGCTGCCCCTCCCGCCAACTCGCCCGTCAACACGCCCTCACCAACCCCAAGCATGACTAA
- the phoU gene encoding phosphate signaling complex protein PhoU yields the protein MPRINFHQQLAALKDKLLAMAALSQQALELSVEAYVSRDTSLANHVLEIEQAINAAETTVDEMAYELLAKEQPMAVDLRFILSVIKINGDLERIGDQATGIARRVILLNAQSLIDLPIDMQEMGGKVGVMIRRAIQSLLEADAKLAESVLALDDEVDVMNRAVQTELIELMQRQPESSEQALSAIIISRNLERAADHATNIAEDVIFWVRGSDVRHKLSLVESD from the coding sequence ATGCCTCGCATCAACTTCCATCAGCAGCTCGCGGCCCTCAAAGACAAGCTCCTCGCCATGGCCGCGCTCTCCCAGCAGGCCCTTGAACTCTCCGTCGAGGCCTACGTCTCACGCGACACCTCGCTTGCCAATCACGTCCTCGAGATCGAGCAGGCCATCAACGCCGCCGAGACCACCGTCGACGAGATGGCCTACGAACTCCTCGCCAAAGAGCAGCCGATGGCCGTCGACCTCCGTTTCATCCTCTCCGTCATCAAGATCAACGGCGATCTCGAACGCATCGGCGACCAGGCGACCGGCATCGCACGCCGCGTGATCCTTCTGAACGCCCAGTCCCTCATCGACCTGCCCATTGATATGCAGGAGATGGGCGGAAAGGTCGGCGTGATGATCCGCCGGGCGATTCAGTCTTTACTCGAAGCCGATGCCAAGCTGGCCGAGTCCGTCCTCGCCCTGGACGACGAGGTCGACGTCATGAACCGCGCAGTTCAGACCGAGTTGATCGAACTGATGCAGAGACAGCCGGAGTCCTCCGAGCAGGCGCTTTCGGCCATCATCATCTCCCGCAATCTCGAGCGCGCCGCCGATCACGCCACCAACATCGCCGAAGACGTCATCTTCTGGGTCCGTGGATCCGATGTGCGTCACAAGCTGTCGCTGGTGGAGTCGGACTAG
- a CDS encoding cytochrome D1 domain-containing protein, translating into MKNPIFLGFLMLPLALPAQHLLVANQKDHTLSVIDPATNKQIQAIDVHGVTGHEVIASPDGKTAIVPIYGSSGVGKPGTDGNSIDIIDIASGKIVHTIEFPHGVRPHMPLFDPTGRTLYVSTELDKAVTAIDPKTWKPIATLPTGQEQSHMFIVSHSGKRMYTANVGPGNVTVIDIPTRKIVTTIPISGNTQRISISNDDKWVFTSDQTKPQLAVIDTATNTIRQWVPLAGLGYGTAPTKDGKYLIITLRDKNKVAVLDLKTMAIVKTLDMPGAPQEVVVRPDGKMAYVSCLKQVAVIDTTSWTVPTSIEAGNGADGLAWAK; encoded by the coding sequence ATGAAAAACCCAATCTTTCTCGGCTTCCTGATGCTTCCGCTCGCGCTCCCCGCGCAGCACCTCCTCGTCGCCAACCAGAAGGACCACACGCTCTCGGTCATCGACCCCGCGACGAACAAGCAGATCCAGGCCATCGACGTCCACGGCGTCACCGGCCATGAGGTCATCGCCAGCCCCGACGGCAAGACCGCCATCGTACCCATCTACGGCAGTTCCGGCGTCGGTAAACCCGGCACCGACGGCAACTCCATCGACATCATCGATATCGCCAGCGGCAAAATCGTCCACACGATCGAGTTTCCCCACGGCGTCCGTCCGCACATGCCCCTATTCGATCCCACCGGCAGAACGCTCTATGTCTCCACCGAGCTTGACAAGGCCGTCACTGCCATCGACCCGAAGACCTGGAAGCCCATCGCGACCCTGCCCACCGGGCAGGAGCAGTCGCACATGTTCATCGTCTCCCACAGCGGCAAGCGCATGTACACGGCCAACGTAGGCCCGGGCAACGTCACGGTCATCGATATCCCCACCCGCAAGATCGTCACGACCATCCCCATCTCCGGCAACACGCAGCGCATCTCCATCTCAAACGACGACAAGTGGGTCTTCACGTCGGATCAGACGAAGCCGCAACTCGCCGTCATCGACACCGCGACAAACACGATCAGGCAGTGGGTTCCACTCGCTGGCCTCGGCTACGGAACAGCCCCGACGAAAGATGGGAAGTACCTCATCATCACCCTGCGCGACAAAAACAAGGTTGCCGTCCTCGACCTCAAGACCATGGCCATCGTCAAGACGCTCGACATGCCCGGAGCCCCGCAGGAGGTCGTCGTGCGACCCGACGGAAAGATGGCCTACGTCTCGTGCCTCAAGCAGGTAGCGGTCATCGACACAACGAGCTGGACGGTCCCCACCAGCATCGAAGCCGGCAACGGCGCAGACGGACTCGCCTGGGCGAAGTAG
- a CDS encoding carbohydrate kinase family protein: MQEEVIDLVGVGLNATDTVIALKDFPLRGSKTEYSGAEVLPGGQVASTVVACQQWGLKTRYVGKLGEDVAAALHREAFKAAGVQTRIVTVPGGASAQSLIIVDTGGERTVLCRRDERLTLTPGELKREWIVNARALHVDGYDTAAATQAAIWAREAGVPVVADLDELYPGVEALIEKIDFLIVSRDFPLRLMRETDLATALKGMHARFGCGLTAATLGEGGVVAWDGKEMHRAAAYKVPVVDTTGAGDVFHAGFIYGLLQNWEMGRRLDYACAAAALNCMSVGARGGIETVAKIEELMKSGERYSL; encoded by the coding sequence ATGCAGGAAGAAGTGATCGATCTCGTCGGTGTTGGACTGAATGCAACAGATACCGTGATTGCGCTGAAGGATTTTCCTCTTCGCGGTTCGAAGACGGAGTATAGCGGGGCCGAAGTGCTCCCGGGCGGTCAGGTGGCTTCGACGGTTGTGGCGTGCCAGCAGTGGGGGTTGAAGACCCGCTATGTGGGGAAGCTGGGCGAAGATGTCGCTGCCGCGCTGCATCGTGAGGCGTTCAAGGCGGCTGGTGTGCAGACCCGGATTGTGACGGTGCCGGGCGGGGCCAGCGCACAGTCGCTGATCATCGTGGACACGGGTGGTGAACGGACGGTGCTGTGCCGTCGCGATGAGCGGCTGACCTTGACGCCGGGCGAGTTGAAGCGAGAGTGGATTGTGAATGCGCGGGCGCTGCATGTGGATGGCTACGATACCGCGGCGGCGACGCAGGCTGCCATCTGGGCTCGTGAGGCCGGTGTACCTGTGGTCGCCGATCTGGATGAGCTTTATCCGGGCGTTGAGGCTTTGATTGAGAAGATCGACTTCCTGATTGTGAGCCGGGACTTTCCGTTGCGGCTGATGCGCGAGACCGATCTTGCGACAGCGCTGAAGGGGATGCATGCGCGCTTCGGCTGCGGGTTGACGGCGGCCACGCTGGGCGAGGGCGGTGTGGTCGCCTGGGATGGAAAAGAGATGCATCGGGCAGCCGCGTACAAGGTTCCTGTCGTGGATACGACCGGTGCCGGCGATGTGTTCCATGCGGGCTTTATCTACGGCCTGCTGCAGAACTGGGAGATGGGGCGGCGCCTGGATTACGCCTGCGCGGCGGCTGCGCTGAACTGCATGAGCGTGGGAGCTCGCGGGGGTATCGAGACCGTCGCGAAGATCGAAGAGCTCATGAAAAGCGGCGAGCGTTACAGCCTGTAG
- the pdxH gene encoding pyridoxamine 5'-phosphate oxidase, with protein MAAATPALTKRLFEPALEQSVDPFALFRHWLDAATETEPNDPNAMALATSTPEGHPNVRMVLMKRLDERGFSFYTNGQSQKGEELTANPYASACFHWKTQRRQVRIQGPVLQLPAADADQYFHSRSRGSQIAAVASYQSHPLLSREALEVAAEALAHQFPGEIPRPPQWLGFLIQPQRIEFWQDGRDRLHDRMLFTRDGDAWVRTRLYP; from the coding sequence ATGGCAGCCGCTACACCCGCACTCACCAAACGACTCTTCGAACCGGCCCTCGAACAATCCGTCGATCCCTTTGCCCTCTTTCGGCACTGGCTTGACGCCGCAACAGAGACCGAGCCGAACGACCCCAACGCCATGGCGCTCGCCACCTCCACCCCCGAAGGTCATCCCAACGTCCGCATGGTCTTGATGAAGCGCCTCGACGAACGCGGCTTCTCCTTCTACACCAACGGCCAGAGCCAAAAGGGCGAAGAACTCACGGCGAATCCCTACGCCTCCGCCTGCTTCCACTGGAAGACGCAGAGGCGCCAGGTGCGCATACAGGGTCCAGTGCTGCAACTCCCCGCAGCCGACGCCGACCAGTACTTCCACTCCCGCTCGCGTGGCAGCCAGATCGCCGCCGTTGCCAGCTACCAGAGCCACCCCCTCCTCAGCCGCGAGGCCCTTGAAGTCGCGGCCGAGGCTCTCGCCCACCAGTTCCCCGGCGAAATCCCCCGCCCCCCACAGTGGCTCGGCTTCCTCATACAGCCTCAACGCATCGAGTTCTGGCAGGACGGCCGCGACCGTCTGCACGACCGCATGCTCTTTACCCGCGATGGCGACGCTTGGGTGAGGACGAGACTTTATCCGTAG
- a CDS encoding nitrite/sulfite reductase, translating into MPDATAPVAAPIKETKAQKSERLKLLKNPWESWDEVRGYAREGRDSVAPEWSNLYFKWWGVYTQGDGLGVTGGVGGEGKATEYFMMRIGLPNGILTSAQTRVIADLTKKYARNLSDITTRQNIQLHWLTISALVEVTDALTAVGLSPKGACGDVVRNVTGCPLAGIDGHEMIDGSPLALEIAQKLTANPEFYNLPRKFKITVTGCPLWCSYPEINDVALTAIKRVVNGVEEIGYTLRVGGGLSTEPHIAVRIPAFIPQDKAYDAVVAVVRIFKAQDELRQSRTAARIKYLFMKHGWTAESMLEAIEAQLGYKLDPSPLEADVVPDDVYRDHIGITPQSQTGLSAVGASVMGGRLSGDQLHQLADLADKYGDGSLRATIAQNILLTNIKNENVHALIADLNAMDLRVEVSPFWRGAIACTGTEFCKLAIAETKAFSKWLTEEMEGRMPGFDQQIKLHVTGCTNSCGQSWIADIGLEGKKIKKDGKLVDAFYFCVGGAVGKYAKPARQIGYRAAATDCPEAIERLLKGYLAVRTPGEDLRAYFNRTSDEELRAQLNGAPVTPVERDMPPAGGRHVADA; encoded by the coding sequence ATGCCTGACGCTACCGCTCCCGTCGCCGCCCCCATCAAGGAAACCAAAGCCCAGAAGTCCGAGAGGCTGAAGCTCCTGAAGAACCCCTGGGAGAGCTGGGACGAGGTCCGCGGCTACGCCAGGGAAGGCCGCGATTCCGTCGCGCCCGAGTGGTCCAATCTCTACTTCAAGTGGTGGGGCGTCTACACGCAGGGCGACGGCCTGGGCGTCACCGGCGGCGTCGGCGGCGAGGGCAAGGCGACCGAGTATTTTATGATGCGCATCGGTCTGCCCAACGGCATTCTGACCAGCGCGCAGACCCGCGTCATCGCCGACCTCACCAAGAAATACGCACGCAACCTCTCCGACATCACCACCCGCCAGAACATCCAGCTCCACTGGCTCACCATCTCCGCGCTCGTCGAGGTCACCGACGCTCTCACCGCCGTCGGCCTGTCTCCCAAGGGAGCCTGCGGCGACGTCGTCCGTAACGTCACCGGCTGCCCTCTGGCCGGCATCGACGGCCACGAGATGATCGATGGCAGCCCCCTCGCGCTCGAGATCGCCCAGAAGCTGACCGCGAACCCGGAGTTCTACAACCTGCCGCGCAAGTTCAAGATCACCGTCACCGGCTGCCCGCTCTGGTGCTCCTACCCGGAGATCAACGACGTCGCCCTCACCGCCATCAAGCGCGTCGTCAACGGCGTCGAAGAGATCGGCTACACCCTCCGCGTCGGCGGCGGCCTCTCCACAGAGCCGCACATCGCCGTCCGCATCCCCGCCTTTATCCCGCAGGACAAGGCCTATGACGCCGTCGTCGCCGTCGTCCGCATCTTCAAGGCCCAGGATGAACTCCGTCAGAGCCGCACCGCCGCCCGCATCAAGTACCTCTTCATGAAGCACGGCTGGACCGCCGAATCCATGCTCGAGGCCATCGAAGCCCAGCTTGGCTACAAGCTTGATCCCTCGCCACTCGAAGCCGATGTCGTCCCCGACGACGTCTACCGCGACCACATCGGCATCACGCCGCAGTCGCAGACCGGCCTCTCCGCCGTTGGCGCATCCGTCATGGGCGGCCGCCTCTCCGGCGACCAGCTCCACCAGCTCGCCGACCTCGCCGACAAGTACGGCGACGGCAGCCTCCGAGCCACCATCGCGCAGAACATCCTGCTGACCAACATCAAGAACGAGAACGTCCACGCCCTCATCGCCGATCTGAACGCGATGGATCTGCGCGTCGAGGTCTCGCCCTTCTGGCGCGGTGCCATCGCCTGCACCGGCACCGAGTTCTGCAAGCTCGCCATCGCCGAAACCAAGGCATTCTCCAAGTGGCTCACCGAGGAGATGGAGGGCCGCATGCCCGGCTTCGATCAGCAGATCAAGCTCCACGTAACCGGCTGCACCAACTCCTGCGGCCAAAGCTGGATCGCGGACATCGGCCTCGAAGGAAAGAAAATCAAGAAGGACGGCAAGCTCGTCGACGCCTTCTACTTCTGCGTTGGAGGAGCCGTAGGCAAGTATGCCAAGCCCGCCCGCCAGATCGGTTACCGCGCCGCGGCCACAGACTGCCCCGAGGCCATCGAGCGCCTGCTGAAGGGCTATCTCGCCGTCCGCACCCCCGGCGAAGACCTCCGTGCCTACTTCAACCGCACCAGCGACGAAGAACTTCGCGCACAGTTGAACGGAGCCCCCGTCACTCCCGTCGAACGCGATATGCCCCCAGCCGGCGGACGCCACGTGGCCGACGCCTAA
- a CDS encoding SGNH/GDSL hydrolase family protein, whose translation MFKHGCRWFAVAVALASVLAAGAQTGSQTRRTVTEKIEWTWEVAADKPDPALPNVLLIGDSITRAYAPTVIAALSGKANVYFVATSASVGDFRLPHQIEEYFAMTRPISWAVVHFNNGMHGWGYTEDEYARYFPEMLNAIRDGAPAAKLIWSTTTPVRVAQASGASLPRIEARNQIAAKIMAKENIPTDDQYGLMLSHQDLHSDDVHFKDEGSAIQGKQVAATVLKALGK comes from the coding sequence ATGTTCAAGCATGGATGCCGTTGGTTCGCCGTTGCAGTCGCTCTCGCCTCTGTGTTGGCCGCCGGAGCTCAGACCGGCTCCCAGACCCGCCGGACGGTTACGGAGAAGATCGAGTGGACGTGGGAGGTAGCTGCCGATAAGCCTGATCCGGCGCTGCCCAATGTGCTTCTGATCGGCGATTCGATCACGCGTGCGTATGCCCCGACGGTGATCGCGGCGCTATCGGGCAAGGCGAATGTCTACTTTGTCGCTACGTCGGCTTCTGTGGGTGATTTTCGTCTACCGCACCAGATCGAGGAGTACTTTGCGATGACACGACCCATCTCGTGGGCGGTCGTCCACTTCAACAACGGCATGCACGGATGGGGGTATACCGAGGACGAGTATGCACGGTACTTCCCGGAGATGCTGAATGCCATCCGCGACGGGGCACCTGCGGCAAAGCTGATCTGGTCGACGACCACGCCGGTCCGCGTCGCGCAGGCTTCGGGGGCGTCGCTCCCGCGGATTGAGGCGAGGAACCAGATTGCGGCAAAGATCATGGCGAAGGAGAATATCCCGACCGACGACCAGTATGGGCTGATGCTGTCGCACCAGGATCTGCACTCGGACGATGTGCACTTCAAGGATGAGGGTAGCGCGATCCAGGGTAAGCAGGTGGCCGCGACGGTGCTGAAGGCTCTCGGGAAGTAG